From Halobacteriovorax sp. HLS, the proteins below share one genomic window:
- a CDS encoding TolC family protein: MKSFLLLFLVVSTFNTYAAQIRNVALVFDFKNEKNTSYLPELRKEISKLSTYDIKLRQPKEHVYYNNSSQKNTLDILQKLYKNKNIHGILLMDFIGSSSVVSMKKFAKPTVAVNVLSAKAQGFRIKSNFNFIESSSIVSSNLDAVKKITGTKKVTIISSQGQALTKGRIKSYLDAEFSKKKMTYNVLRINSSNYMEKIPTIAEGETVFVSELLGFSSENFSEFIKQMNKRKLKTFSLSSKKHVEEGMLGSVFGDDLDYVHLTRLAGLNLQRMFLGDKASELTTKVLRSKKIVLNLDTAQLIGFTPSWDAIMNAVIIRKDVVSEELQLKEAVLAALKDNVDLKGANADYLASEAVRMKSINKYLPQVNLGASHQVIDKDSAKATSSLGVNPEKQTVGTVSVDQLILSDAAITNISISASSLRVSEQENVAFKNSLIKDVAIAYLNVLRAKLIADIQARNFRQTQLNLGLAKAKNSAGASRRTDVYRWESELATSKIQMINARVGFKKYYAELNRILNRPAESRYKLEDIDHLHPMFYLFRHVQKVPNNPLALEALRKFVISEAKMKSPIYLAAIENEDLVKKTVGLANRSFFMPEVGVNFNYNKSFSRSGIGSTAPVGTTINENSWGASLNVTLPLLAGGEKFSNRKEAVNKLVSATSKRRSLEFELDTFVSNQIDDLFSQLSAIELNKLNVKFSEDNFSAIKDLYKNGKVNIINVVDAQNNFLTASQNEVDSIYDFLSSYIELGNLIGQYDFLLDSTEQESMLNRLKSFYNK, encoded by the coding sequence ATGAAGTCTTTCCTGCTATTATTTTTGGTAGTTAGTACCTTTAACACTTATGCTGCTCAAATTCGAAATGTTGCCTTAGTATTTGATTTCAAAAATGAAAAGAATACTTCTTACCTTCCTGAACTAAGAAAAGAAATTTCTAAGTTATCCACTTATGACATTAAATTAAGACAGCCAAAAGAACATGTTTATTACAATAATAGTTCTCAAAAAAATACGCTCGATATATTACAGAAACTTTATAAAAATAAGAATATTCACGGAATCTTATTAATGGACTTTATTGGAAGCTCTAGTGTTGTTTCCATGAAGAAATTTGCCAAACCAACGGTCGCAGTAAATGTTTTAAGTGCTAAGGCCCAAGGTTTTAGAATCAAATCTAACTTTAACTTTATCGAGAGTTCTTCAATTGTTAGTTCAAATTTAGATGCAGTAAAAAAAATTACGGGTACAAAAAAAGTAACAATTATAAGCTCTCAAGGTCAGGCCTTAACCAAAGGTCGTATCAAGTCTTATTTAGATGCAGAGTTTTCTAAAAAGAAAATGACTTATAATGTTCTTAGGATAAATAGTTCTAACTATATGGAAAAAATTCCTACAATAGCTGAGGGAGAAACTGTTTTTGTTTCTGAGCTATTAGGTTTTTCTAGTGAAAATTTTTCTGAATTTATTAAACAGATGAATAAGAGAAAGCTGAAAACTTTTTCACTGTCTTCTAAGAAGCACGTTGAAGAGGGAATGTTAGGCTCTGTTTTTGGTGATGATCTAGACTATGTACATTTAACTCGCCTAGCGGGACTAAATCTTCAAAGAATGTTCCTAGGAGATAAGGCCAGCGAACTTACGACGAAAGTACTTCGCTCAAAGAAAATAGTTTTAAATCTAGATACTGCACAATTAATTGGTTTTACACCTAGTTGGGATGCCATTATGAATGCGGTAATTATTAGAAAGGATGTTGTTTCTGAAGAACTTCAACTGAAAGAAGCAGTACTTGCGGCATTGAAGGATAACGTTGATCTTAAAGGTGCTAATGCTGATTATCTAGCAAGCGAAGCCGTGAGAATGAAGTCTATTAATAAGTATCTACCACAAGTAAATCTTGGAGCATCTCATCAAGTTATTGATAAAGACTCCGCTAAAGCTACAAGTTCTTTAGGCGTTAATCCAGAGAAACAAACTGTTGGGACAGTAAGTGTTGATCAATTAATACTTTCAGATGCTGCAATTACTAATATCTCTATTTCTGCAAGTAGCTTAAGAGTTTCAGAACAAGAGAATGTAGCGTTTAAGAACTCATTAATTAAGGATGTCGCGATAGCGTACTTGAATGTTCTACGTGCAAAGTTGATTGCAGATATTCAAGCACGAAATTTTAGGCAGACTCAGCTAAACCTTGGACTTGCTAAGGCGAAAAATAGTGCAGGTGCTAGTAGAAGAACTGATGTTTATAGATGGGAGTCAGAGCTAGCAACCTCTAAAATTCAAATGATAAATGCTAGAGTAGGATTTAAGAAGTATTATGCAGAATTGAATAGAATTCTAAACCGACCAGCAGAGAGTAGATACAAGTTAGAGGATATAGATCATCTGCACCCAATGTTCTACTTATTTAGACATGTGCAGAAAGTACCAAATAATCCTCTCGCTCTAGAAGCTTTAAGAAAGTTTGTTATTTCTGAAGCTAAAATGAAATCTCCTATTTATTTAGCGGCCATAGAGAATGAAGATCTTGTTAAAAAGACAGTAGGTCTTGCTAACAGATCCTTCTTCATGCCAGAAGTTGGTGTTAACTTTAATTATAACAAATCGTTTAGCCGTTCTGGTATTGGATCAACAGCTCCTGTCGGTACTACTATTAATGAAAATTCATGGGGTGCCAGCTTAAATGTAACGCTTCCACTTCTTGCTGGTGGAGAAAAATTCTCTAATAGAAAAGAAGCTGTAAATAAGCTTGTAAGTGCAACGTCTAAACGAAGATCATTAGAATTTGAACTTGATACTTTTGTTAGTAATCAGATCGATGATTTATTCTCTCAGTTGTCTGCGATTGAGTTGAACAAGTTAAACGTTAAGTTCTCTGAAGATAACTTTAGTGCAATTAAAGACCTTTATAAGAATGGTAAAGTAAATATTATTAATGTAGTTGATGCTCAGAATAATTTTTTAACTGCTTCACAAAATGAAGTTGACTCAATTTATGATTTTCTCTCAAGTTATATTGAGCTTGGAAATCTTATTGGTCAGTATGATTTCTTATTAGATTCTACTGAACAAGAGTCAATGTTAAATAGATTAAAAAGCTTTTATAATAAATAG
- a CDS encoding aminoacyl-tRNA deacylase, which produces MSIPSNISAYLDKNSVEYSHILHPKTYSAEETAHKVHCQKHEMAKILAVHLDRGDFLIIIPANERLDMKLVRKSLHTKKVKLFSEKEMLRIFADCEVGAMPAFGNLYNLPVVAAHSLLEDGHVYFNAGTHTDAIKCSISEFIKHSHPLFATVSKLNKDNFVCRELSY; this is translated from the coding sequence ATGAGTATTCCGTCAAATATTTCTGCTTATTTAGACAAGAACTCCGTTGAGTATTCCCATATACTTCATCCCAAAACTTATAGCGCTGAAGAAACTGCTCATAAAGTCCATTGTCAAAAGCATGAAATGGCAAAAATTCTAGCTGTTCATCTAGACCGAGGGGACTTTCTTATTATAATTCCTGCAAATGAACGTCTCGACATGAAACTAGTGAGAAAATCTCTTCACACAAAGAAAGTAAAGCTCTTTAGCGAGAAAGAAATGCTAAGGATATTTGCTGATTGTGAAGTTGGTGCAATGCCTGCCTTTGGGAACTTATATAACCTTCCAGTTGTTGCAGCGCACTCACTGCTAGAAGATGGCCATGTCTACTTTAACGCGGGTACACATACAGATGCCATAAAGTGCTCGATAAGTGAGTTTATAAAACATTCTCATCCCCTATTTGCAACAGTTTCAAAACTTAACAAAGATAACTTTGTATGCAGAGAGTTAAGTTACTGA
- a CDS encoding efflux RND transporter periplasmic adaptor subunit — protein sequence MKRLITVLFLLLVVSCKEKKVVTQDFMYVKSEVVFNLGGDRQRTFSGIVESDLQANMSFKVSGSIEKLNVKVGSIVKKGDVLAQILQKDFVLELNQLKSSYRSEQSRYKRASEEYNRITALYSNSNASRSELDEARANVDALKASIQGYKYKIQLAERKLGYTILRAPNNGKIASRAVEVNENVSEGQTIVSMLSETDLKVVIGVPEQIISKISQGDKVIVQIDSLSDMEFEGVVFEVGVSTAGAAVYPVSVKVPNEQGLIKASMAASVKLNFALDKGKENLIVVPSHVVLKDETGTYVFLVEYGKDGFGILKKTPVEVGALLKEGIEILSGVVDGQEVLTAGVDKAKDAMKVKKFNKKK from the coding sequence ATGAAAAGATTAATAACGGTACTTTTTCTATTACTTGTTGTTTCATGTAAAGAGAAGAAAGTAGTCACGCAAGACTTTATGTATGTTAAGTCTGAAGTTGTATTTAACTTAGGTGGTGACAGACAGAGAACATTTTCAGGTATTGTAGAGTCTGATCTACAGGCCAATATGAGTTTCAAAGTCTCCGGCTCTATTGAAAAGCTAAATGTGAAAGTGGGATCAATTGTTAAAAAGGGTGATGTTTTGGCCCAAATCCTTCAAAAAGATTTCGTTCTAGAGCTCAATCAATTGAAGTCAAGTTATCGCTCAGAGCAGTCGAGATATAAAAGAGCAAGCGAGGAGTATAACAGAATCACTGCTCTTTACTCCAATAGTAACGCTTCGAGATCTGAGTTAGATGAGGCTAGAGCAAATGTAGATGCTTTGAAAGCATCTATACAGGGTTACAAATATAAGATTCAATTGGCCGAAAGAAAGCTTGGCTACACTATTCTTAGAGCTCCAAATAACGGAAAGATTGCTAGTCGTGCAGTTGAAGTTAATGAAAATGTTAGTGAAGGTCAAACGATCGTCTCGATGTTAAGTGAGACAGATCTTAAAGTTGTAATCGGTGTTCCTGAACAAATTATTTCTAAAATTTCTCAAGGAGATAAAGTTATTGTTCAAATCGACTCGCTTTCAGATATGGAGTTTGAAGGGGTTGTGTTTGAGGTAGGTGTGTCAACTGCCGGTGCAGCTGTTTACCCAGTCTCTGTTAAAGTTCCAAATGAACAAGGTCTTATTAAGGCAAGTATGGCAGCTAGTGTGAAGCTTAATTTTGCTCTAGATAAGGGGAAGGAGAACTTGATTGTTGTTCCGTCTCATGTTGTTTTAAAAGATGAAACAGGTACTTATGTCTTTCTTGTAGAGTATGGAAAAGATGGCTTTGGAATTCTGAAGAAAACTCCTGTTGAAGTAGGAGCTTTGCTAAAAGAGGGAATTGAGATCTTAAGTGGTGTCGTTGATGGACAGGAAGTTTTAACTGCCGGTGTTGATAAAGCTAAAGATGCAATGAAAGTGAAAAAATTTAATAAGAAAAAATAA
- a CDS encoding ion channel encodes MKNRFRNKKFYILITIFFSYLLSLVFFKSVYINIYHKDPLSFYISCNIQQYRAKVLFGSPSTNPHFDKQHFLDHAIKPLLNGVENNSGCDSVEVISYNELYKAMISYYHKYLSETISKDQFSEIIENSWITNRIKDSPNIYIWDRDFWYFSIVTATTTGYGDILPRSEEARSWVGFQILFSTFIAGLSFAIMGIKFEK; translated from the coding sequence ATGAAAAATAGGTTTAGAAATAAGAAATTCTATATACTGATAACGATTTTCTTCTCGTACTTACTTAGCTTAGTCTTTTTTAAATCTGTTTATATTAATATTTATCATAAGGACCCGCTTAGCTTCTATATCTCATGTAATATTCAGCAATATAGAGCGAAAGTTCTCTTTGGTTCACCAAGTACTAATCCGCACTTTGATAAGCAGCACTTTTTAGATCATGCCATTAAGCCACTACTTAATGGAGTGGAGAATAACTCAGGTTGCGATAGTGTAGAGGTTATCAGCTATAATGAACTCTATAAGGCCATGATTAGCTACTATCATAAATATCTTTCCGAAACGATTAGTAAGGACCAATTCTCTGAGATTATAGAGAATTCATGGATAACAAACCGAATAAAGGACAGCCCAAATATATATATTTGGGATAGAGATTTTTGGTATTTCTCTATCGTGACTGCGACTACCACTGGCTATGGAGATATTTTGCCACGTAGTGAAGAGGCCAGAAGTTGGGTAGGGTTTCAAATTCTCTTTTCAACCTTTATTGCAGGTCTATCTTTTGCCATTATGGGGATAAAATTTGAAAAGTAA
- a CDS encoding response regulator → MINVILVDDETDLFPLFNVKFKREIRNNEIKFNFFTSARDVLEFIESSANDSFNYILSDINMPDMNGLELLDSIKRFNENQKVFIISSTNSEENNIKAKRIGADGFLQKPIDFKILKEILV, encoded by the coding sequence ATGATTAATGTAATTCTTGTAGATGATGAAACAGACTTATTTCCTCTCTTTAATGTTAAGTTTAAAAGAGAAATACGTAATAATGAAATCAAATTCAATTTCTTTACTTCTGCTCGAGATGTTCTTGAGTTTATAGAATCGTCTGCTAATGATAGTTTTAATTATATATTAAGTGATATCAATATGCCTGATATGAATGGTCTTGAGCTTCTCGACTCAATAAAACGATTCAATGAAAATCAAAAAGTCTTTATTATTTCAAGTACAAATAGTGAAGAGAATAATATTAAGGCCAAGAGAATTGGTGCTGACGGTTTTTTACAAAAACCAATAGACTTTAAAATTTTAAAAGAAATTCTTGTTTAA
- a CDS encoding ATP-binding protein, producing MNLKWLGHIQNSNKIATKVFVLLVVFSTLVTIIFSLAQTYQEYISQEKFIENQISNIDKNLMEGLTDAVWHIDLIQINNIILSLYNRDYIHYVNFENNDGVSVEFGDKNIKNKISTSIDVFFNKRKESKKLGRLVLQSDKRYLFETSKRKFISIFFYNGLIVLAIAAALVLLVTRYIAIPLHNLSLYSRTVFENGDANNFNFKDEFAEVADTIKLMYFDLDRNFQEIKKSEERFRDMSQFKKRIVWETDLSFVVTYVSDSLKTNTLGKYMLELEPWASCSDSLLEKVLILKSLQSFRDLEVNFLLMGTPCFWSVSAKPFFDDKGRHIGYRFISEDITQSKLLQDRLEQQKEQMRQSQKLESLGQITGGLTHDFNNLLMIIQGSLRNISKSIERGKDFNKYLKSATGAVDRGRKLTKKLLIYSRKEVLSPTKQNIDFLISDMQDMLEKCLNEKIELKVKLALDKSEVLIDPIELENACINMAINSRDAMPDGGVISLSTRKVFIEDPDELIERGEYIVLSFKDTGKGIAPHLVDKVFEPFFTTKEIGQGTGLGLSQIYGFMKDSKGKVELHSSVNEGTCIEMFFPVIQQKYTYSVPVI from the coding sequence TTGAATCTTAAATGGTTAGGACATATTCAAAATAGCAATAAGATAGCTACAAAAGTTTTTGTCTTATTGGTTGTTTTCAGTACTCTAGTCACAATTATTTTCTCATTAGCTCAAACTTACCAAGAATATATCTCACAAGAAAAATTTATCGAAAATCAAATTAGTAATATTGATAAGAATTTGATGGAAGGTCTGACAGATGCTGTTTGGCATATAGATCTTATTCAAATTAATAATATCATTTTAAGCTTATACAACCGTGATTATATTCATTATGTAAACTTTGAAAATAATGACGGAGTTAGTGTTGAGTTTGGCGATAAGAATATAAAAAATAAAATATCCACTTCAATAGATGTTTTTTTTAATAAGAGAAAAGAAAGTAAGAAACTCGGGCGACTAGTTCTTCAAAGTGATAAGAGGTACTTATTTGAAACTTCTAAAAGAAAGTTTATTTCCATATTCTTTTATAATGGTCTAATAGTTCTCGCCATTGCTGCTGCCCTCGTTCTACTTGTTACTCGTTATATAGCTATACCTCTTCATAATTTAAGTCTTTATAGTAGAACAGTCTTTGAAAATGGAGATGCTAATAACTTTAATTTTAAAGATGAGTTTGCTGAAGTCGCAGATACTATTAAGCTTATGTACTTTGATTTGGATCGTAATTTTCAGGAGATCAAAAAGAGTGAAGAGCGATTTAGGGATATGTCTCAATTCAAAAAGAGAATTGTTTGGGAAACTGATTTAAGCTTCGTTGTTACCTATGTCTCAGACTCTCTCAAGACAAATACATTAGGTAAGTATATGTTAGAGTTAGAGCCTTGGGCATCTTGTTCAGATTCACTATTAGAAAAGGTACTAATTTTAAAGTCTTTACAAAGTTTCAGAGATCTAGAGGTGAACTTTCTCTTAATGGGAACACCTTGTTTTTGGTCTGTTTCAGCTAAACCTTTCTTTGATGATAAAGGAAGGCATATTGGCTATAGATTTATTTCAGAAGATATTACTCAAAGTAAGCTGTTACAAGATAGACTTGAGCAACAAAAAGAACAGATGAGACAGTCGCAGAAGCTAGAATCCTTAGGACAAATTACTGGAGGATTGACTCATGACTTTAATAATCTTCTTATGATTATTCAGGGAAGTCTTAGAAATATTTCAAAATCCATAGAAAGAGGAAAGGACTTTAATAAATACCTTAAATCTGCCACAGGTGCTGTTGATAGAGGACGTAAATTAACTAAGAAATTGTTAATCTATAGTAGAAAAGAGGTCTTGTCTCCGACCAAACAGAATATTGATTTTCTTATAAGTGATATGCAGGACATGTTAGAGAAATGTTTAAATGAGAAGATTGAACTTAAAGTTAAACTTGCTCTTGATAAATCAGAGGTGCTTATCGACCCAATAGAGCTTGAGAATGCTTGTATTAATATGGCAATAAATTCAAGAGATGCTATGCCTGATGGTGGAGTGATTTCACTTTCCACACGGAAGGTCTTTATTGAGGACCCTGATGAGTTGATAGAGCGCGGAGAGTATATTGTTCTAAGCTTTAAAGATACTGGAAAGGGGATAGCCCCTCATCTCGTAGATAAAGTGTTTGAGCCGTTCTTTACAACTAAAGAGATTGGTCAAGGTACGGGTCTAGGTCTTAGTCAAATATATGGCTTCATGAAGGATTCCAAAGGAAAGGTAGAGCTTCATAGTAGTGTTAATGAAGGAACGTGTATCGAGATGTTCTTTCCAGTGATACAGCAGAAATATACTTACTCAGTTCCAGTCATTTAG
- a CDS encoding efflux RND transporter permease subunit, whose amino-acid sequence MKGGLTEFALKKQTITLTFVAIVFLTGIMSLRNIPQAEDPGFVVRTALVMTSFPGASPERVEQLVTNTIEEKIQEMPELKHIESQSKTGISVVTITIKDQYKEMRPIWDKLRRKVDDATKDLPEGALAPYVNDDFGDVFGSVITITGNGYSYRELRDFADDLKDEILKLKHTGRVEKYGFQDEKIYLEYNQAKLSELELSPVQLGSLLQEQNILQSGGTIYTNSDSITIEPTGNFLNVQEIKDTIIQLPNSKRLVYLKDILNIRRGYIDPPKQMVRANGAVALALGVSLREGGNIVAQGEELTLLLERMRNILPLGIELEMPVYQPEVVDKKVSDFLSNLYQSIVIVFLSMLVFLGARTGAIVASLIPAAILFSLFWMDFLEYTLDQITLASLIIALGMLVDNAIVMVESITVQVQEGKKLLNACIDSANELKVSLLTSSLTTSAAFLPISTAKNQTGEYLAPMAVVVTITLLCSWILSLTMIPLFSYKFLKVEASAEDENVYAGPFYTKYVSLLKKALEYRKTVVAILVASFAFSLFLLGFIPKNFMPENDRPILIIKIETPKNTPIKRTAEIIEGIEGYLNESWLVNEKREMGALNWVGVVGGGDPRFSLTHNPVQAEPYSGVLLAKLSHLDWDFYEKIRTETYDFIVKNYPEVTAKVEGLKSGGGSKNPLEVRFIGTDSDRLKENSKELKSILETTPGLRSSGDDWGIMKRKVIIDIDKARAFRAGVTNQDIATSLQSVFDGTPVSEYREGKFSITMLLRSSNANRNDLSKLETMDIFSQRTGASIPLKQVAEIKLVWEDGVIYRRNRLRTLTLYAASGGANLAKVIKEKVQPWLDENSPKWGYGYSYEFGGEKESSSQATEAIASQLPLAGIIIILLLILQFNSYKKVSIIMLTIPLGFIGVVIGLFITRGSFGFMSLLGLISLAGIVINNAIVLIDRIDIERDRFGREPYDAVIEAGMRRLRPILMTTVSTIVGLLPLWFFGGVLWTDMAVSIIFGLLVSTILTLIFVPVLYSFLFKIDTQRV is encoded by the coding sequence ATGAAAGGTGGATTAACAGAATTTGCACTCAAGAAGCAAACAATCACGCTTACTTTTGTTGCAATAGTTTTCTTGACGGGAATAATGTCTCTGAGAAATATTCCTCAGGCAGAGGATCCTGGATTTGTCGTGCGTACAGCACTTGTTATGACATCATTTCCTGGGGCTTCTCCTGAAAGAGTTGAGCAACTCGTAACTAATACAATTGAAGAAAAAATTCAGGAAATGCCTGAGCTTAAGCATATCGAATCTCAATCTAAGACAGGTATCTCTGTTGTTACTATTACAATTAAAGATCAATACAAAGAGATGAGACCTATTTGGGATAAGCTTCGTCGAAAAGTTGATGATGCTACTAAAGACCTTCCTGAAGGAGCGCTTGCTCCATATGTGAATGATGACTTTGGAGATGTTTTCGGATCTGTTATAACGATAACTGGAAATGGTTATAGTTATAGAGAGCTAAGAGACTTTGCAGATGATTTAAAAGACGAGATTTTAAAGCTAAAGCACACTGGTCGTGTTGAAAAGTATGGATTTCAAGATGAGAAAATCTATCTTGAGTATAATCAAGCAAAACTTTCGGAGCTAGAACTTTCTCCTGTTCAGCTGGGTTCTTTACTTCAAGAACAAAATATTCTCCAATCAGGAGGAACTATCTACACAAATAGTGATAGCATTACGATTGAGCCGACTGGAAACTTCTTAAATGTTCAAGAGATCAAAGACACCATAATTCAACTACCAAATAGTAAACGACTTGTTTATTTAAAAGACATTTTAAATATTAGGCGTGGTTATATTGACCCTCCAAAGCAAATGGTTCGAGCAAATGGTGCGGTTGCGCTTGCTCTAGGTGTTTCGCTTCGAGAGGGAGGAAATATTGTTGCTCAAGGAGAGGAGCTGACTCTATTACTTGAGAGAATGAGAAATATTTTACCTTTAGGTATTGAACTAGAGATGCCTGTGTATCAGCCTGAGGTTGTTGATAAAAAGGTAAGTGACTTTCTTAGTAATCTATACCAGTCAATTGTGATAGTTTTTCTTTCCATGCTTGTTTTTCTTGGGGCGAGAACAGGGGCCATTGTTGCTTCTCTTATTCCAGCGGCGATCTTGTTCTCTTTATTTTGGATGGACTTTCTTGAGTATACACTTGATCAGATTACACTTGCTTCACTAATTATAGCCTTAGGGATGTTGGTGGATAATGCAATTGTAATGGTTGAGTCTATTACCGTTCAAGTCCAGGAGGGAAAGAAGCTTCTCAATGCTTGTATAGACTCGGCCAACGAATTGAAGGTGTCTCTTTTGACTTCGTCTCTAACAACGAGTGCGGCCTTTCTTCCTATTTCCACAGCGAAGAACCAAACTGGTGAGTACCTTGCACCTATGGCAGTTGTTGTTACTATTACTCTTCTTTGTTCTTGGATTCTATCTTTAACAATGATTCCTTTGTTTTCTTATAAGTTTTTGAAAGTTGAAGCTAGTGCTGAGGATGAAAATGTTTATGCAGGTCCATTTTATACTAAGTATGTGTCATTATTAAAAAAGGCGCTGGAGTATAGAAAAACGGTCGTTGCAATTTTGGTTGCTTCGTTTGCATTTAGTCTCTTTCTTTTAGGGTTCATTCCAAAGAACTTTATGCCAGAAAATGATCGGCCTATTTTGATAATAAAAATTGAAACACCTAAGAATACCCCAATAAAAAGAACTGCCGAGATCATTGAAGGTATTGAAGGCTATTTAAATGAATCGTGGCTAGTAAATGAGAAAAGAGAAATGGGTGCACTTAATTGGGTAGGAGTTGTTGGAGGGGGAGATCCTCGCTTTTCTCTAACTCATAATCCTGTGCAAGCTGAGCCATACTCAGGTGTGTTACTTGCCAAGCTTTCTCATCTTGATTGGGACTTTTACGAAAAAATTAGAACTGAAACGTATGACTTTATCGTAAAGAATTATCCTGAAGTTACTGCCAAAGTTGAAGGACTAAAGAGTGGTGGAGGAAGCAAGAATCCACTAGAAGTGAGATTTATAGGAACTGATTCTGATCGTCTTAAAGAAAATTCTAAAGAGTTAAAGAGTATTCTTGAAACAACTCCAGGCCTTCGATCTTCGGGTGATGACTGGGGAATCATGAAGAGAAAAGTCATTATTGATATTGATAAAGCAAGGGCCTTTAGGGCCGGAGTGACTAATCAAGATATTGCGACTTCATTGCAGTCTGTTTTTGATGGAACTCCTGTTTCGGAATATAGAGAGGGAAAGTTCTCCATTACAATGCTACTACGCTCTAGTAATGCTAATAGAAATGATCTGTCTAAGCTTGAGACGATGGATATCTTTAGTCAAAGAACAGGCGCTTCGATCCCACTTAAGCAAGTGGCAGAGATAAAGCTTGTTTGGGAAGATGGTGTTATTTATAGAAGAAATAGACTTCGAACTTTAACGTTATATGCTGCGTCTGGTGGGGCAAACCTTGCGAAAGTTATAAAAGAGAAGGTACAACCTTGGCTTGACGAGAACTCACCAAAATGGGGTTACGGTTATTCTTATGAGTTTGGTGGAGAAAAAGAATCTAGCTCACAAGCAACTGAAGCTATTGCAAGTCAACTTCCTCTTGCAGGTATAATCATCATTCTACTTTTAATTCTTCAGTTCAATTCTTATAAGAAGGTTTCGATTATCATGTTGACTATACCTCTTGGTTTTATCGGCGTCGTTATTGGACTTTTCATCACACGTGGAAGCTTTGGTTTTATGTCGCTGCTTGGTCTTATTTCATTAGCGGGTATTGTTATTAATAATGCTATTGTACTCATAGATCGTATTGATATTGAGAGAGATCGTTTTGGTAGAGAGCCTTACGATGCTGTTATCGAAGCTGGAATGAGAAGGCTTAGACCAATCCTAATGACTACAGTTTCAACGATTGTGGGTCTTCTACCTCTTTGGTTTTTTGGAGGAGTCCTGTGGACTGATATGGCCGTTTCAATTATTTTTGGATTATTAGTTTCAACTATTTTGACATTAATATTTGTTCCAGTTCTCTATAGTTTTCTATTTAAAATAGATACTCAAAGAGTTTAA
- a CDS encoding ABC transporter permease, which translates to MKTISHYLKVYRLFVSTSFSMATSFRLNFFLLILMDLFFYFSTLATVSIIYDHVQTIGPWSKEQLMFFTSFMLCVDHLHMTLLSESFWVFSRDLKIGNIDFVLLKPISSIFTIFFRYVRPSSLCNIFVIWACVIYYGRQIDLTILAWIALPLLVILSFILLAILEIIISTSMFWMTEGMGINFLRMQMQNLSRWPDFIYSKLSRRVLKFAIPILIIGSAPVHFLLDQNMWHYLIYLLVAIAASFIIMVKLWSFALRQYESASS; encoded by the coding sequence ATGAAGACAATTTCTCATTATTTAAAAGTCTATAGACTATTTGTTTCCACAAGCTTTTCCATGGCGACAAGCTTTAGACTTAATTTCTTTTTATTAATACTTATGGATTTGTTCTTTTACTTTTCAACATTAGCGACCGTCTCAATAATATATGACCACGTACAAACTATAGGGCCTTGGTCTAAAGAACAACTCATGTTCTTTACTTCATTCATGCTCTGTGTAGATCATCTACATATGACTTTATTGAGTGAAAGTTTCTGGGTCTTTTCCAGAGATTTAAAAATAGGTAATATCGATTTTGTCCTACTTAAGCCAATTAGTTCAATTTTTACTATTTTCTTTAGATACGTACGACCTTCTAGCCTGTGTAATATTTTTGTTATCTGGGCCTGTGTTATTTACTACGGTAGACAAATAGATTTAACGATACTTGCCTGGATAGCACTGCCTCTTCTAGTCATACTTTCCTTTATACTTTTAGCTATACTAGAAATTATCATTTCAACTAGTATGTTTTGGATGACAGAAGGAATGGGGATAAATTTTTTAAGAATGCAAATGCAAAATCTAAGTCGTTGGCCTGACTTTATCTATTCTAAACTCTCTAGAAGAGTGCTTAAGTTTGCTATTCCTATACTTATCATAGGCTCGGCTCCAGTTCATTTCTTACTAGATCAAAATATGTGGCACTATCTCATTTATCTTCTCGTTGCAATTGCAGCAAGTTTTATAATTATGGTGAAACTATGGAGTTTTGCTCTCAGACAATATGAGTCGGCCTCTAGCTGA